A single window of Carassius gibelio isolate Cgi1373 ecotype wild population from Czech Republic chromosome A19, carGib1.2-hapl.c, whole genome shotgun sequence DNA harbors:
- the LOC127934863 gene encoding NADH dehydrogenase [ubiquinone] iron-sulfur protein 6, mitochondrial: MAATLPRVLSFGKITKALLGGLRLSAFPAQQYSVEVSIYGEKITHTGQVYDENDVRRARFIGRQKEVNENFAISLVAEEPVTCVESRVVSCDGGGGALGHPKVYINLDKETKVGTCGYCGLQFKQKHHH, translated from the exons ATGGCAGCCACCCTTCCACGGGTCTTGTCCTTCGGTAAAATTACGAAGGCTTTGCTCGGTGGCTTGAGGTTATCTGCATTTCCAGCTCAGCAATACAGTGTTGAAGTTTCTATTTATGGGGAAAAAATTACTCACACGGGACAG GTCTATGACGAAAATGACGTGAGAAGAGCTAGATTCATCGGCAGGCAAAAAGAG GTGAATGAGAACTTTGCCATCAGCTTGGTTGCTGAAGAACCAGTGACATGCGTCGAGTCCAGAGTGGTGTCCTGTGATGGAGGCGGAGGGGCTCTCGGACACCCCAAAGTTTACATCAACTTG GACAAGGAAACAAAAGTTGGCACGTGTGGATATTGTGGGCTGCAGTTTAAGCAGAAGCATCATCACTGA